A genomic segment from Peribacillus sp. ACCC06369 encodes:
- a CDS encoding TetR/AcrR family transcriptional regulator produces MKKGQQTKERIINVARTLFATKGFDMTRTNEIASACNVSEATIYKYFESKKDLLLATITPNEKEEAEDGTNHLSTDDLVENHVCTMIKNVIENKEQFSILFRETQFDQDISKQYVDQIFKPNAKHIEIQKRIDSGEIQYISDIILFNVGIISFTLALSTHYEIHQQKKEPYFTSERIKSIAQLLVYGIHGKQNHT; encoded by the coding sequence TTGAAAAAAGGGCAGCAAACCAAAGAACGAATCATAAATGTAGCCCGGACTCTTTTTGCGACAAAAGGGTTTGACATGACAAGAACGAATGAAATTGCCTCTGCATGCAATGTTTCCGAAGCTACTATTTACAAATACTTTGAAAGCAAAAAAGATTTGCTTCTGGCTACTATTACTCCTAATGAAAAAGAGGAGGCTGAAGATGGGACAAACCATCTGTCAACTGATGATCTTGTGGAAAATCACGTTTGCACCATGATTAAAAACGTTATTGAAAATAAAGAACAGTTTTCGATATTATTTCGGGAAACACAATTCGATCAAGATATTTCAAAGCAATATGTTGATCAAATTTTCAAGCCGAATGCCAAGCATATTGAAATACAGAAGAGAATAGATAGCGGAGAGATCCAATATATTTCTGATATTATCCTTTTTAATGTGGGGATCATTTCTTTCACATTGGCATTATCTACACATTATGAGATTCATCAACAGAAAAAGGAACCATATTTTACTTCTGAACGAATTAAGAGCATTGCACAACTTTTGGTATATGGTATTCATGGAAAACAAAATCATACATAA
- the ssuE gene encoding NADPH-dependent FMN reductase, with protein sequence MSDIVILSGSPAIPSRTDISLKHIQSLVENQGFTTAYYSITDFSADDLFQGKYNSEDILKLSEKIQAARGIIIGSPVYKASYTGVLKALIDLLPEGAFKRKPVLPIMIGGSNRHLLAIDYALKPLISILKGEPLQGIYFVDKEIDKQNSENPINDLNLVDRVQSQVQEFIEAIQLRN encoded by the coding sequence ATGAGCGATATCGTAATTTTATCAGGAAGTCCAGCGATTCCATCAAGAACGGACATTTCACTAAAACATATTCAATCATTAGTCGAAAACCAAGGATTTACCACAGCTTATTACTCAATTACGGATTTCTCAGCAGATGATTTATTCCAAGGGAAATATAATAGCGAAGATATCTTAAAGCTTTCGGAGAAAATACAAGCAGCCAGAGGAATCATCATTGGTTCACCGGTATATAAGGCTTCTTATACAGGGGTATTAAAAGCCTTGATTGATTTGCTGCCAGAAGGAGCTTTTAAGCGGAAGCCAGTGCTGCCCATTATGATTGGCGGAAGTAACAGGCATTTATTGGCGATTGATTATGCGCTTAAACCATTAATTTCAATATTAAAAGGCGAGCCGTTGCAGGGCATATATTTTGTGGATAAGGAAATAGATAAACAGAATTCAGAAAACCCGATCAATGACTTGAATTTAGTTGATCGCGTCCAGAGTCAGGTTCAAGAATTTATAGAAGCGATTCAGTTAAGAAATTAA